Proteins found in one Planctomycetes bacterium MalM25 genomic segment:
- the ybhF_5 gene encoding putative ABC transporter ATP-binding protein YbhF: protein MIEIRGFGKSYGDFVAVENLDLSIGEGELFGFIGPNGAGKSTTIRFLATLLRATHGEATVNGHSVVDDPIAVRRSIGYMPDMFGVYDGMKVWEFLDFFSVAYEVPRSQRKAIIGDVLELLDLTHKRDDYVNGLSRGMKQRLCLAKTLVHDPPVLILDEPASGLDPRARLEVKALLKELRKMGKTILISSHILTELADICTSIGIIERGKLLMHGPIDKVYRQIQKHRRLEIRFAGDPTAGVSLVRSDPLVRSVQEETRGVVIEYGGGDKEVARLLHQLVAGKVGLVSFADREPTLEDVFMMVTKGLVT, encoded by the coding sequence ATGATTGAAATCCGCGGCTTCGGAAAATCGTACGGCGACTTCGTGGCGGTCGAGAACCTCGACCTCTCGATCGGCGAGGGGGAGCTGTTCGGCTTCATCGGCCCCAACGGCGCCGGCAAGAGCACCACGATCCGCTTCCTCGCCACGCTGCTCCGCGCCACCCACGGCGAGGCGACCGTCAACGGGCACTCGGTCGTCGACGACCCGATCGCCGTCCGGCGTTCGATTGGCTACATGCCCGACATGTTCGGCGTGTACGACGGCATGAAGGTGTGGGAGTTCCTCGACTTCTTCTCGGTCGCTTACGAGGTGCCGCGCTCGCAGCGCAAGGCGATCATCGGCGACGTGCTCGAGCTGCTCGATTTGACTCATAAGCGGGACGACTACGTGAACGGCCTGTCGCGCGGCATGAAGCAGCGGCTCTGCCTCGCGAAGACCCTCGTCCACGACCCGCCCGTGCTGATCCTCGACGAGCCCGCGAGCGGCCTTGACCCGCGGGCCCGCCTGGAGGTGAAGGCGCTGCTCAAGGAGCTCCGCAAGATGGGCAAGACGATCCTCATCTCCAGCCACATCCTCACCGAGCTGGCCGACATCTGCACGTCGATCGGCATCATCGAGCGGGGCAAGCTGCTGATGCACGGCCCGATCGACAAGGTCTACCGCCAGATCCAGAAGCACCGCCGCCTCGAGATCCGCTTCGCCGGCGACCCGACGGCGGGCGTGAGCCTGGTGCGGAGCGACCCGCTCGTGCGCAGCGTGCAGGAGGAGACCCGCGGCGTGGTGATCGAGTACGGCGGCGGCGATAAAGAGGTCGCCCGGCTGCTGCATCAACTCGTGGCGGGCAAAGTCGGCCTCGTCTCCTTCGCCGACCGCGAGCCGACGCTCGAGGACGTGTTCATGATGGTGACCAAGGGGTTGGTGACTTGA
- the mqnE_2 gene encoding Aminodeoxyfutalosine synthase, translated as MLRTSSEILAPIREKVEAGERLSFDDGLLLESPEAPLPEIGELANLVRERKNGNAGYYNINTHLNATNICVYRCSFCAFRSDLREAKGYWMQDDAILKRGAEAVENGCTEMHLVGGLHHQAKYDWYRKVISLLHDNYPSLHLKAWTPVEIDWFARLTKKPIKWVLEDQIEAGLGSLPGGGAEIFHPEIRRQICEHKADTRRWFETHRTAHELGLRSNCTMLYGHIEEARHRIDHLVRLRELQDETGGLQTYIPLAFHPENNKLGIENNLKKPSAPMDLRQMAIARLMLDNIDHIKAYWIMLGVGTAQLALSYGADDIDGTVRHELIYHDAGATTPEVMSVADIEHLIREAGREPIERDTLYHKVDRTAEGFSLGEKITAGV; from the coding sequence ATGCTCAGAACTTCAAGCGAGATTCTGGCCCCCATCCGTGAGAAGGTCGAAGCGGGCGAGCGTCTTTCGTTCGACGACGGCCTGCTGCTCGAGTCGCCCGAGGCGCCGCTGCCGGAGATCGGCGAGCTGGCGAACCTGGTGCGCGAGCGCAAGAACGGGAACGCCGGCTACTACAACATCAACACGCACCTCAACGCGACCAACATCTGCGTCTACCGGTGCTCGTTCTGCGCCTTCCGATCCGACCTCCGCGAGGCGAAGGGGTACTGGATGCAGGACGACGCGATCCTCAAGCGGGGCGCCGAGGCGGTCGAGAACGGCTGCACCGAGATGCACCTCGTCGGCGGCCTCCACCACCAGGCGAAGTACGATTGGTACCGCAAGGTGATCAGCCTGCTGCACGACAACTACCCGTCGCTCCACCTGAAGGCGTGGACGCCGGTCGAGATCGACTGGTTTGCGCGCCTCACCAAGAAGCCGATCAAGTGGGTCCTCGAGGATCAGATCGAAGCGGGCCTCGGCTCGCTCCCCGGCGGGGGCGCCGAGATCTTCCACCCGGAGATCCGCCGGCAGATCTGCGAGCACAAGGCGGACACGCGCCGCTGGTTCGAGACGCACCGCACGGCCCACGAGCTCGGCCTCCGCAGCAACTGCACGATGCTGTACGGCCACATCGAGGAGGCGCGGCACCGGATCGACCACCTCGTCCGGCTCCGCGAACTGCAAGACGAGACGGGCGGCCTACAGACCTACATCCCGCTCGCGTTCCATCCCGAGAACAACAAGCTGGGGATCGAGAACAACCTCAAGAAGCCCTCGGCGCCGATGGACCTGCGGCAGATGGCGATCGCCCGGCTGATGCTCGACAACATCGACCACATCAAGGCGTACTGGATCATGCTGGGCGTCGGCACGGCGCAGCTGGCCCTCTCCTACGGCGCCGACGACATCGACGGCACCGTGCGCCACGAGCTGATCTACCACGACGCCGGCGCCACGACGCCCGAGGTGATGAGCGTCGCGGACATCGAGCACCTGATCCGCGAAGCGGGCCGCGAGCCGATCGAACGCGACACGCTGTATCATAAAGTCGACCGCACGGCGGAGGGCTTCTCGCTCGGCGAGAAGATCACCGCGGGGGTTTGA
- a CDS encoding SMI1 / KNR4 family protein has translation MPICTKREIAQLERQYSVQLPAIYKAFLLGSYPDVEARLVGSDIDMRYLPEIRRWAQELLVENDVGHQLPSDSFVFLMHQGYQFMYFPCDGTDNPPVFYYLEGDEKPRLIFERFSEWIASFSRGS, from the coding sequence ATGCCGATCTGCACGAAACGAGAGATTGCGCAGCTAGAGCGGCAGTACTCGGTTCAGTTGCCGGCGATTTACAAGGCGTTTCTCTTGGGCAGCTATCCCGATGTCGAAGCCCGGCTGGTCGGCTCCGACATCGACATGCGCTATCTGCCCGAGATACGCAGATGGGCTCAGGAGTTGCTCGTCGAGAACGACGTTGGCCACCAACTCCCTTCGGATAGCTTCGTGTTCCTGATGCACCAGGGATATCAGTTCATGTACTTTCCTTGTGACGGCACCGATAACCCTCCCGTCTTCTATTACCTCGAAGGCGATGAAAAGCCGAGGTTGATATTTGAACGGTTCTCCGAATGGATCGCTTCATTTAGCAGAGGCTCGTAA